One Phenylobacterium hankyongense DNA segment encodes these proteins:
- a CDS encoding FAD-binding oxidoreductase, with protein sequence MITDRLASLRGAYAGRLLTAPEEMAPFLVDWRKLWRGDALGVVQPTTTAEVAALLRWAHETATPVTPQGGNTGLSGGSVPGPGDAGLVLSLARMNRIRAVDPVNNTITVDAGCLLAKVQGEAEAAGRFFPLSLAAEGSCTIGGNLATNAGGTGVLRYGNARDLCLGLEVVTARGEIWDGLRGLRKDNTGYDLRDLFIGSEGTLGVITGAVLKLHPAPAARVAAFAAVATPHQALGLLQLAQNRLGPALTGFELISSLCLQLVLRHVPGARPALEAEAPWCVLIEVTDLLDEARALDALEDVLGRALEDGLVSDAAIAASIAQTKAFWALRENVSEAQGAEGKTVKHDVSVPISSIGGFLDGALAALARLHPDVRPVVFGHLGDGNIHFNVSPAAGDAGESLLARQGPINRIVHDLVAAHGGSISAEHGLGVLRRDEAEHYKTPIEMGLMRAIKRALDPIGIMNPGKLLRLEPPARP encoded by the coding sequence GTGATCACCGACCGGCTTGCGAGCCTGCGCGGGGCCTACGCCGGGCGCCTGCTCACCGCGCCGGAGGAGATGGCGCCGTTCCTGGTCGACTGGCGCAAGCTCTGGCGCGGCGATGCGCTGGGCGTGGTCCAGCCCACCACGACCGCGGAGGTGGCCGCCCTCCTGCGCTGGGCTCACGAAACCGCGACCCCGGTCACGCCGCAGGGTGGCAATACTGGGTTGTCCGGCGGCTCGGTCCCGGGCCCCGGGGACGCCGGCCTCGTGCTGTCGCTGGCGCGGATGAACAGGATCCGCGCCGTGGATCCGGTGAACAACACAATCACCGTCGACGCCGGCTGCCTCCTGGCGAAGGTCCAGGGCGAAGCCGAGGCGGCCGGCCGGTTCTTCCCGCTCAGCCTGGCGGCGGAGGGCAGCTGCACCATCGGCGGCAACCTGGCGACCAACGCCGGCGGCACTGGCGTGCTGCGCTATGGCAATGCCCGCGACCTCTGTCTCGGCCTGGAGGTGGTGACCGCGCGCGGGGAGATCTGGGACGGCCTGCGCGGCCTGCGCAAAGACAACACCGGCTACGATCTGCGGGACCTGTTCATCGGCTCGGAGGGCACGCTCGGGGTGATCACCGGCGCGGTGCTCAAGCTCCATCCTGCGCCGGCTGCGCGGGTGGCGGCCTTCGCGGCGGTCGCCACGCCGCACCAGGCGCTCGGGCTGTTGCAGCTGGCCCAGAACCGGCTGGGACCGGCCCTGACCGGCTTCGAGCTGATCTCGTCGCTTTGCCTGCAGCTGGTGCTGCGACACGTCCCGGGCGCCCGGCCGGCGCTGGAGGCCGAAGCGCCCTGGTGCGTGCTCATCGAGGTCACCGACCTGCTTGACGAGGCCCGGGCGCTGGACGCGCTGGAGGACGTCCTCGGCCGGGCGCTGGAAGACGGTCTGGTCAGCGACGCCGCGATCGCCGCCTCGATCGCCCAGACCAAGGCGTTCTGGGCGCTCCGGGAGAACGTCTCCGAAGCGCAGGGGGCGGAAGGCAAGACCGTCAAGCATGACGTGTCCGTGCCGATCTCCAGCATCGGTGGTTTCCTCGACGGAGCGCTGGCGGCGCTGGCCCGCCTTCACCCGGACGTGCGCCCGGTGGTGTTCGGCCACCTGGGCGACGGCAATATCCACTTCAACGTCTCGCCGGCTGCGGGCGACGCCGGCGAGAGCCTGCTGGCGCGCCAAGGTCCGATCAACCGCATCGTGCACGACCTGGTCGCCGCCCATGGCGGCTCGATCTCCGCCGAGCACGGGCTGGGCGTGCTGCGCCGTGACGAGGCCGAGCACTACAAGACGCCGATCGAGATGGGCCTGATGCGCGCCATCAAGCGCGCCCTGGACCCGATCGGGATCATGAACCCCGGCAAGCTGCTCCGGCTGGAGCCGCCTGCCCGGCCGTGA
- a CDS encoding MFS transporter — translation MTKLTLSNAPASPARDPVLPPARKPGVVHLALAMGGFAIGTTEFATMSLLPYMAKDLGVDAPTAGHVISAYALGVVVGAPLIAVASARIARRPLLIGLMLVFALANGLSALAPSYGWMLLFRFLSGLPHGAYFGIASLVAASVVPQDRRTAAVGRVLLGLTVATIVGVPFANLLGQMVGWRWCFAIVAVLALTTVGLVAAFAPRDRAQAGASPLRELGALARPQVWLTLAIGAVGFGGVFAVYTYLSSTLMQVTGARPAAIPVVLMVFGVGMTLGNLIVPRFADRALMPTAGVALVWSAAMLALYPLAAHSLPLITLDLFGVGLGCALAAVLQTRLMDVAGDAQALAAALNHSAFNTANALGPWLGGMAITAGYGWTSTGWVGCALAVGGLLVWIVSWRASVVDAGTPQPAVEAAG, via the coding sequence ATGACCAAGCTTACCCTGTCGAACGCGCCGGCTTCACCGGCGCGCGATCCCGTTTTGCCGCCGGCGCGCAAGCCCGGCGTCGTCCATCTGGCGCTGGCGATGGGCGGGTTCGCCATCGGCACGACCGAGTTCGCGACCATGAGCCTCTTGCCCTACATGGCGAAGGACCTGGGCGTCGATGCGCCCACCGCCGGCCATGTGATCAGCGCCTATGCCCTGGGCGTGGTGGTGGGCGCGCCGTTGATCGCCGTGGCCTCGGCGCGGATCGCCCGGCGGCCGCTGCTGATCGGCCTGATGCTGGTCTTCGCGCTGGCCAACGGGCTCTCGGCGCTGGCGCCCAGCTACGGCTGGATGCTGCTGTTCCGCTTTCTGAGCGGCCTGCCGCACGGCGCCTATTTCGGCATCGCCTCGCTGGTGGCGGCCTCGGTGGTTCCGCAGGACCGGCGCACCGCCGCGGTCGGCCGCGTGCTGCTGGGGCTGACGGTCGCGACCATCGTCGGCGTGCCGTTCGCCAACCTTTTGGGCCAGATGGTCGGCTGGCGGTGGTGCTTCGCCATCGTCGCGGTGCTGGCCCTGACCACGGTCGGCCTGGTCGCAGCGTTCGCGCCCCGTGACCGCGCGCAGGCCGGGGCGAGCCCCTTGCGGGAGCTGGGCGCGCTCGCCCGGCCGCAGGTGTGGCTGACGCTGGCCATCGGCGCCGTCGGCTTCGGCGGGGTGTTCGCCGTCTACACCTACCTGTCCTCGACCCTGATGCAGGTCACCGGCGCGCGGCCGGCCGCGATCCCGGTAGTGCTGATGGTGTTCGGCGTGGGCATGACGTTGGGCAACCTGATCGTGCCCCGCTTCGCCGACCGGGCGCTGATGCCGACCGCCGGCGTCGCGCTGGTCTGGTCGGCGGCGATGCTGGCGCTCTATCCGCTGGCCGCGCACAGCCTTCCCCTGATCACCCTCGACCTCTTCGGCGTCGGCCTGGGCTGTGCGCTGGCGGCGGTGTTGCAGACGCGGCTGATGGACGTGGCCGGCGACGCCCAGGCGCTGGCCGCGGCGCTGAACCACTCCGCCTTCAACACGGCCAATGCGCTCGGCCCGTGGCTGGGCGGCATGGCCATCACGGCCGGCTACGGCTGGACCTCGACCGGTTGGGTGGGGTGCGCCCTCGCGGTAGGGGGCCTGCTGGTCTGGATCGTGTCGTGGCGCGCGTCGGTGGTCGACGCCGGAACGCCGCAGCCGGCGGTCGAGGCCGCAGGCTGA
- a CDS encoding 2-dehydropantoate 2-reductase, whose product MRIAIVGAGAIGCWIGGRFAAAGHEVSVLARGATLAALRGSGLRLTEAGATRSWPVRASDSAAELGAQDLVVIAVKAPALAAVAPAVAGLLSDETVVVPAMNGIPWWFADGLGPAEAATRAAVDPEGAIGAAIPHRHVIGCVVHASVATADPGCAVHNMGNGVILGEPAGGASARLSRVVEAFAQAGFDATAAAAIRRDIWYKLWGNMTMNPVSAITGATADRILDDTDVRSLLLAVMAEAAETGARIGCPIDELGEARIEVTRKLGAFRTSMLQDADAGRPIELEALVGAPRAIAAAVGVPTPYTDVLYGLTRLFGETHGLTP is encoded by the coding sequence ATGCGGATCGCGATCGTCGGCGCAGGCGCCATCGGCTGCTGGATCGGCGGCCGCTTCGCCGCCGCCGGGCATGAGGTCTCGGTCCTGGCCCGCGGGGCGACGCTGGCGGCGCTGCGCGGCTCCGGCCTTCGGCTGACCGAAGCCGGCGCCACCCGGTCCTGGCCGGTCAGGGCCTCGGACAGCGCAGCGGAGCTGGGCGCGCAGGACCTGGTGGTGATCGCCGTGAAGGCGCCGGCGCTGGCCGCCGTGGCCCCCGCCGTCGCCGGCCTGCTTTCAGACGAAACCGTGGTCGTGCCGGCGATGAACGGCATCCCCTGGTGGTTCGCCGACGGGCTGGGCCCGGCCGAGGCGGCGACCCGCGCGGCGGTCGATCCGGAGGGCGCGATCGGCGCGGCGATCCCCCACCGCCACGTGATCGGCTGCGTGGTGCACGCCAGCGTGGCGACCGCGGACCCGGGCTGCGCCGTCCACAACATGGGCAATGGCGTCATCCTCGGCGAGCCTGCCGGAGGCGCGAGCGCGCGGCTGTCGCGGGTGGTCGAGGCGTTCGCCCAGGCCGGCTTCGACGCCACCGCCGCAGCCGCCATCCGGCGGGACATCTGGTACAAGCTGTGGGGCAACATGACCATGAACCCGGTGTCGGCGATCACCGGGGCCACGGCCGATCGGATCCTCGACGACACCGACGTCCGTTCGCTGTTGCTGGCGGTCATGGCCGAGGCGGCGGAGACCGGCGCCCGGATCGGCTGTCCCATCGACGAGCTGGGCGAGGCCCGCATCGAGGTGACGCGCAAGCTGGGCGCCTTCCGCACCTCCATGCTGCAGGATGCCGACGCCGGCCGGCCCATCGAGCTCGAGGCCCTGGTCGGCGCGCCCCGCGCGATCGCCGCAGCGGTTGGCGTGCCGACGCCGTACACCGACGTGCTCTACGGCCTGACGCGCCTCTTCGGCGAGACGCACGGCCTGACGCCGTGA
- a CDS encoding fumarylacetoacetate hydrolase family protein has protein sequence MSVLDGPRVERRRVLVGAAACWGTMRDDGQLRLDDGRVVDPAALVHLPPLDPHPSKIIAVHLSYASRGIESRNTARPTENPTYFTKPVTALNGHNGELVKPDGVKYLNYEGEFAAVIGRVTRNVTPDEAWDCIAGFAPALDMGAQDFRDTDQGSMLRVKGMDGFCPIGPGIVSGVDPRRETLRTYRNGLLVQEAKIGEELIWGPEYMIADIARYITLLPGDVILTGTPAHSRSLEPGDLIEVEITNLGRLANRVVAGPAPRAADVGHPAMDTPEVRRVALGVDARVRGDFKANYRATAPRS, from the coding sequence ATGAGCGTTCTCGACGGGCCCCGCGTCGAACGTCGCCGGGTGCTGGTCGGCGCCGCCGCCTGCTGGGGGACCATGCGCGACGACGGCCAGCTGCGCCTGGACGACGGCCGGGTCGTCGATCCGGCCGCCCTGGTCCACCTGCCGCCCCTCGACCCCCATCCGTCGAAGATCATCGCGGTGCACCTGAGCTACGCCTCGCGCGGGATCGAGTCCCGCAACACCGCCAGGCCCACCGAGAACCCGACCTATTTCACCAAGCCGGTCACCGCGCTGAACGGCCACAACGGCGAGCTCGTGAAGCCCGACGGCGTGAAGTACCTCAACTACGAGGGCGAGTTCGCCGCCGTCATCGGCCGGGTGACGCGCAACGTCACCCCGGACGAGGCCTGGGACTGCATCGCCGGCTTCGCGCCCGCCCTCGACATGGGCGCCCAGGATTTCCGCGACACCGACCAGGGCTCGATGCTGCGGGTGAAGGGCATGGACGGCTTCTGTCCCATTGGGCCGGGCATCGTCTCCGGCGTCGATCCCCGCCGGGAGACCCTGCGCACCTACCGCAACGGCCTGCTGGTCCAGGAGGCGAAGATCGGCGAGGAGCTGATCTGGGGCCCCGAGTACATGATCGCCGACATCGCCCGGTACATCACCCTGCTGCCCGGCGACGTCATCCTGACCGGCACGCCCGCCCATTCCCGCTCGCTGGAGCCGGGCGACCTCATCGAGGTGGAGATCACCAACCTCGGCCGGCTGGCCAATCGGGTGGTCGCCGGACCTGCGCCGCGCGCCGCCGATGTGGGGCATCCGGCCATGGACACGCCGGAGGTCCGCCGCGTCGCCCTGGGCGTCGACGCGCGGGTGCGCGGGGACTTCAAGGCCAACTATCGCGCAACGGCGCCGAGGAGCTAG
- a CDS encoding transglycosylase domain-containing protein codes for MIALLAAATVFGAAPQLPPLPEIRREPQVTYLDRSGAVLGVRGGRYAPPADLAKLPTYVPAAFVAVEDRRFYEHTGFDPVGIARAIVSDLGQGRAAQGASTITQQLARNLFLSSDRTMERKAQELLYAVQLERTYSKRQILSLYLSRIYFGAGAYGIEAASQRYFNKPAARLTLKEAAMLAAIPKSPTNYNPADEPERSDERAGIVLAAMVETGAITPAERAKAMAQKPKVWKSAPTASAQYFLDWVDGQTRQLAGAPRQDLVVETTLDLPTETAAAEATRASVAGHKAQAIEQAALVTVDGAGRVRAMVGGTDYAKSPFNRAVDARRQAGSAWKPFVYLTALEAGRTPDTLVVDEPVTIAGWTPRNYEAGYLGEITLEQALAHSINTVAARLADEVGRPTVAATARRVGIVSPINTDPAMALGTTQVSPLEMAQAYAVFSNGGNRVAAYGVERIRTAGGAVLYQRKPVVWTPVIGNPPLSELNRMLRTVIASGTGVRAAIPRYDLAGKTGTTSDYKDAWFCGFTGGFATVVWMGRDDATPMRKVTGAGAPVELWRNVMSAELKRLPVQPIPAGPAPPPPPLVVVDPATLPPPPPAPAEPAPPPTN; via the coding sequence GTGATCGCCTTGCTAGCCGCCGCCACCGTGTTCGGCGCGGCGCCCCAGTTGCCGCCGCTGCCCGAGATCCGGCGCGAGCCCCAGGTCACCTATCTCGACCGCTCCGGCGCGGTGCTGGGCGTCCGCGGGGGCCGCTACGCCCCGCCGGCCGACCTCGCCAAGCTGCCGACCTATGTGCCGGCCGCCTTCGTGGCCGTGGAGGATCGGCGGTTCTACGAGCACACCGGCTTCGATCCGGTCGGCATCGCCCGGGCCATCGTCTCCGACCTCGGCCAGGGCCGCGCCGCCCAGGGCGCCTCGACCATCACCCAGCAGCTGGCCCGCAACCTGTTCCTGAGCTCCGACCGGACGATGGAGCGCAAGGCCCAGGAGCTGCTCTACGCCGTCCAGCTGGAGCGCACCTATTCGAAGCGCCAGATCCTGTCGCTCTACCTCAGCCGCATCTACTTCGGGGCCGGCGCCTACGGCATCGAGGCGGCGTCGCAGCGCTACTTCAACAAGCCCGCCGCGCGCCTGACGCTGAAGGAGGCCGCCATGCTGGCGGCGATCCCGAAGTCGCCGACCAACTACAATCCGGCCGACGAACCGGAGCGTTCGGACGAGCGGGCCGGCATCGTGCTGGCCGCCATGGTGGAGACCGGCGCCATCACCCCGGCCGAACGCGCCAAGGCGATGGCGCAGAAGCCGAAGGTCTGGAAGAGCGCCCCGACCGCGTCGGCGCAGTACTTCCTCGACTGGGTCGACGGCCAGACCCGCCAGCTGGCGGGCGCGCCCCGGCAGGACCTGGTGGTCGAGACCACCCTCGACCTGCCGACCGAGACCGCCGCCGCCGAGGCGACGCGCGCCAGCGTCGCCGGCCACAAGGCGCAGGCCATCGAGCAGGCGGCGCTGGTCACCGTCGACGGCGCCGGCCGCGTGCGGGCCATGGTCGGCGGGACCGACTACGCCAAGAGCCCGTTCAACCGCGCGGTGGACGCCCGTCGGCAGGCCGGCTCGGCCTGGAAGCCGTTCGTCTATCTCACCGCCCTGGAGGCCGGCCGCACGCCGGACACCCTGGTGGTGGACGAGCCGGTGACCATCGCCGGCTGGACGCCCCGCAACTACGAAGCCGGCTACCTCGGCGAGATCACCCTGGAGCAGGCGCTGGCCCATTCGATCAACACCGTGGCGGCGCGGCTCGCCGACGAGGTCGGCCGGCCCACGGTGGCGGCCACCGCGCGCCGGGTGGGGATCGTCTCGCCGATCAACACCGACCCGGCCATGGCGCTCGGCACCACCCAGGTCTCCCCGCTGGAGATGGCCCAGGCCTATGCGGTGTTCTCCAACGGCGGCAACCGGGTCGCGGCCTATGGCGTCGAGCGGATCCGCACGGCCGGCGGCGCGGTGCTCTACCAGCGCAAGCCCGTGGTCTGGACGCCGGTCATCGGCAACCCGCCGCTCAGCGAGCTGAACCGCATGCTGCGCACGGTGATCGCCTCGGGCACCGGCGTGCGCGCGGCGATCCCCCGCTACGACCTGGCGGGCAAGACCGGCACCACCTCGGACTACAAGGATGCCTGGTTCTGCGGTTTCACCGGCGGGTTCGCCACCGTCGTCTGGATGGGCCGCGATGACGCCACGCCGATGCGCAAGGTCACCGGCGCGGGCGCGCCCGTCGAGCTCTGGCGCAACGTCATGTCCGCCGAGCTGAAGCGCCTGCCGGTGCAGCCGATCCCGGCCGGGCCGGCGCCCCCGCCGCCGCCGCTGGTCGTCGTCGACCCGGCGACGCTCCCGCCGCCGCCGCCCGCGCCCGCGGAGCCCGCGCCGCCGCCGACGAACTGA
- a CDS encoding ROK family protein, giving the protein MLQIGIDFGGTKIEIAALDERGAFLHRTREPTPRDYDGSIRLLCAMVVQAEAALGETGTVGVALPGSISPRTGLIRNANSVWLNGRPFREDLARALGREVRVANDANCLALSEVVDGAAKGAASAFAVILGTGCGGGLVIGGRLVEGANGIAGEWGHAPLPWPDADEFPGPACWCGQRGCMETWVSGTGLRQDYARATGRQTGGEEIIAAARAGEAAAAEAFDRYLSRLGRGLAAIVNIVDPEVFVFGGGLSNVPEIYQRLPDAIRPYVFSDAWEAQLAPARWGDSSGVRGAARLWPVLAATTMPPVA; this is encoded by the coding sequence ATGCTCCAGATCGGAATCGACTTCGGCGGCACCAAGATCGAGATCGCCGCCCTGGATGAGCGCGGCGCGTTCCTCCACCGCACGCGCGAGCCGACGCCGCGCGACTATGACGGCTCGATCCGGCTGCTGTGCGCCATGGTCGTGCAGGCCGAGGCCGCGTTGGGGGAAACCGGCACGGTCGGGGTGGCCCTGCCGGGGTCGATCTCGCCGCGCACCGGCCTGATCCGCAACGCCAACTCGGTGTGGCTGAACGGCCGGCCGTTCCGCGAGGACTTGGCCCGGGCGCTGGGCCGCGAGGTGCGGGTGGCCAACGACGCCAACTGCCTGGCGCTGTCGGAAGTGGTGGACGGTGCGGCGAAGGGGGCGGCGAGCGCTTTCGCGGTGATCCTCGGCACCGGCTGCGGCGGCGGCCTGGTGATCGGCGGCCGGCTGGTGGAGGGCGCCAACGGGATCGCCGGCGAGTGGGGCCACGCGCCGCTGCCCTGGCCGGACGCCGACGAGTTCCCCGGGCCGGCCTGCTGGTGCGGCCAGCGCGGCTGCATGGAGACCTGGGTGTCCGGGACCGGCCTGCGGCAGGACTACGCCCGCGCCACCGGCCGCCAGACGGGCGGCGAGGAGATCATCGCCGCGGCGCGCGCCGGCGAGGCCGCCGCCGCCGAGGCCTTCGACCGCTACCTGAGCCGGCTGGGCCGCGGCCTGGCCGCCATCGTCAACATCGTCGACCCCGAGGTGTTCGTGTTCGGCGGCGGCCTGTCGAACGTGCCGGAGATCTACCAGCGGCTGCCCGACGCCATCCGCCCCTACGTCTTCTCCGACGCCTGGGAGGCGCAGCTGGCGCCGGCCCGGTGGGGCGATTCCTCCGGCGTGCGCGGCGCGGCGCGGCTGTGGCCCGTCCTTGCCGCGACCACGATGCCGCCGGTGGCCTGA
- the hpaH gene encoding 2-oxo-hept-4-ene-1,7-dioate hydratase → MALSPDTVRSLAEQLDVAERTQTQLRHVSLDHPEITIEDAYAVQAAWVEAKIAAGRRPIGHKIGLTSRAMQRASNITEPDYGTLLDDMQFADGGEVPTARFIVPRVEVELAFVLKDRLCGPHATLLDVLSATDYVIPALEIIDARIMQVDPDTKATRKVFDTISDNAANAGIVLGGRPVRPMDVDLRWVAAVLYRNGVVEESGVAAAVLNHPANGPAWLANKLHPYRVTLEPGEIILGGSFTAPVPARTGDTFHVDYGPLGSIAVRFA, encoded by the coding sequence GTGGCGCTCAGCCCTGACACCGTACGAAGCCTGGCCGAGCAGCTGGACGTTGCGGAACGCACGCAGACGCAGCTGCGCCACGTCTCGCTGGACCATCCGGAGATCACCATCGAAGACGCCTACGCCGTCCAGGCGGCGTGGGTGGAGGCCAAGATCGCGGCCGGGCGGCGCCCGATCGGCCACAAGATCGGCCTGACCAGCCGCGCGATGCAGCGCGCGTCGAACATCACCGAGCCGGACTACGGCACGCTGCTCGACGACATGCAGTTCGCCGACGGGGGCGAAGTCCCCACGGCGCGCTTCATCGTGCCCAGGGTGGAGGTGGAGTTGGCGTTCGTCCTGAAGGACCGCCTCTGCGGACCCCACGCCACGCTCCTGGACGTGCTCTCGGCGACCGACTACGTGATCCCGGCGCTGGAGATCATCGACGCGCGGATCATGCAGGTCGATCCCGACACCAAGGCCACCCGCAAGGTCTTCGACACCATCTCGGACAATGCGGCCAACGCCGGCATCGTGCTGGGCGGCCGGCCCGTGCGTCCGATGGACGTGGACCTGCGCTGGGTCGCCGCCGTGCTCTACCGCAACGGCGTCGTCGAGGAATCCGGGGTGGCGGCCGCGGTGCTCAACCATCCGGCCAACGGCCCGGCCTGGCTGGCCAACAAGCTGCATCCCTACCGCGTGACCCTGGAGCCCGGCGAGATCATCCTGGGCGGCTCGTTCACGGCCCCGGTCCCCGCCCGGACGGGGGACACCTTCCACGTCGACTATGGCCCGCTCGGCTCGATCGCCGTGCGGTTCGCATGA